The nucleotide sequence TCTCATTTTTTCCTATTCGGATACACAAAAATTTCATTTTCCTGATATCAATTGTCCCAACGGACAAACCTTGTTAATTACAGGAAATTCAGGTACCGGAAAAACCACGCTACTGCATTTGTTGGGTGGATTGCTAAAGCCTTCCGAAGGATCAATCCAAATAAATAATCAAGATGTTTTAAGTTTGAGTGCCGCTCAACTAGATGCTTTTCGGGGCGCATCGATAGGCATGATTCTTCAAAAATCATTTTTCATTGAAGCTCTTTCAGTATTAGATAATGTGGTTCTTGCATCGTGGATTGCAAACAAAGAAAAAAATAAAGAAAAAGCCTTAAGTATTTTAGATAATTTAGGGTTAAAAGACCACGTGCACAAGTTGCCAAGCCAGTTAAGTATTGGTCAGCAACAGCGGGTAAACATAGCCCGGGCTTTGATTAATAATCCGTCGGTTATTTTGGCTGATGAACCCACATCGAGTTTAGATGACGAAAACGCCTTAATTGTAGCACGTTTGTTGAGTAACTTGGCAGAAAGCTATCAATCATCATTGATTATTGTAACCCACGACCAACGTTTAAAAACTTTGTTTAACCACCAAATCATTTTGTCATGATCAGTAAAATCGCATGGAAAAACACGTGGTTTAAACCGCTCAACACTTTTTTAAGTATTATTTTGCTTACTGCTTCGGTTTCTATCATATCCATTCTTATCCTTTTACAAAAGCAATTCGAAGAAAAATTTTCCTCGTCAATGGACAATATCGATTTGGTTTTAGGAGCAAAAGGAAGTCCGTTGCAATTGATTCTGTCATCGGTCTATCAAATGGATGCACCTCCGGGGAACATTTCCTATACCGAAGCCGAAGCGTGGATGAACAAACCAATGGTAGAAAGCGCTGTTCCATTGGCGTATGGTGATAATTATTTAGGATATAAAATTGTAGGAACCACTGATAATTATATAAAACATTTTAGTTTGCAAATGCAAGAAGGAAAACTGTTTGCGAATGATTACGAAGTAGTTATCGGAGCTACAATTGCAGCAAAAACCAATTTAAAGATAGGAAGTACATTTTTTGGAACGCATGGCGATGCCCAAGAAGGTGAAGTGCATGACCATCATGCCTATAAAGTGGTTGGAATATTAGCGGCATCGGGCAAAGTAGCCGATAATTTAATTCTTTCAAATATAGAATCGGTTTGGGGAATGCACGACCACGACCATGAACACGAGCCGCAAGCAAGTGAACCCCATGTTCATGTCGAAGGAGAAGAGCATCACCACCACGAAGACGAGGCACATCATCACGAAGAAATAAATCCACACGAAGGAAAAGAAATCACCGCAGTACTTTTAAAATTGCGCAATAATATGGCAAAAATGACTTGGCCCAGAATCATTCCGCAAAACACCGAAATGCAGGCAGCGTCGCCCGCTCTAGAGGTGAACCGCCTTTTTGCTTTGTTTGGCGTGGGTATTTCGGCCTTAAAATATTTGGCGTATGGCATTATGCTTATATCGGGCATCAGTATTTTTGTAGCATTGTACAACACCTTAAAAGAACGTAAATACGAGTTTGCCTTGTTGCGAATTACCGGTGCCACTAAACTGCAATTGTTGTGGTTGGTTTTGTTAGAAAGTATTTTTTTATGCACCATAGGATTTATTCTTGGTATTGTTTTTGGTAGAATTGGTTTGTATTTCTTGTCCATTTCGTCGCAAGAAGAATTCAAGATGGCATTTAATCCGTTAGAGTTTTTGTGGAAAGAAGAAGGAATGCTATTTGCAGCCACATTGGGGGTTGGTATAATAGCAGCCATCATTCCAGCTATAAAAGCGTATTCGTTAAACATTTCAAAAACATTGGCAAATGCTTAAAAAAGGAATTATAGGAATTTATTGCGGATTGGCGCTTTTTTTAATGAGCTTTTCGGTTCAGCAAGGTACTTCTTTTTCGAATACCAACACGCAAAACCAACCCATAGCACTAAACTGGCAAGTGTTGGGAAATATAAGCAACAGTGTGCGGGTAATGGCGAACTATGGTGCCACGATTAAAGAATCGTTTCATGGAAAGAAAATAACAATCAGCGGCTATATTATTCCGGTAGATAGCAAATCGTATGTTTTAAGTAAAAATGTATATTCGCACTGCTTTTTTTGTAGTACCAATGCGGGTATCGAAACGGTTATGGGTATTCAATTTAAAGGCAAAACACCGCGATTAAAAACCGATACGTATGTAACTTTAGAAGGAACATTTTTCTATAACGATACCAATAAAGACGATTGGACTTTTAGTGTGCATGAAGCTGTGATTGTCTCGAAAAAGTAAATACAATTGATTAATTTTGTATCATCATTCATAAAAAAAAGAAATAAAATATGTTAAAAAAAATCATCATAGGCATTTATACCGGATTAGCTGTTTTTTTAATGAGTTTTTCCACTCATTCATCCATAGTGCCCACAACAACTGCCTACCAAAATATAACCGAGGTTTCATGGAAATTGTTGGGGCAGATTGACTTTGTAAAAAGAAAAAATCCACATTACGGCGAAGTGATGTATCCTATGGTAAACAGCACTTTAAAAGCTTTGCAAGGGAAAAAAATAAAAGCTTCGGGCTTTATTGTTCCCATTGATAGCAAATCGTATGCGTTGAGTAAAAATGTTTTTGCACAATGTTTTTTCTGCGGAAACGCCGGACCAGAAACCATTATGGGCATTCAATTTAAGGGCAGCACTCCGCGTTTAAAAACCGATACTTATGTAACAATTGAAGGTACTTTTCGATACAATGCAGACGATATCGACGATTGGATTTACCATATTGAAAATGCTGTAATTACACATCAAAAATAATGAGCGCTAAAGCAACGGTTACTGATTTGTTTTTCGATTTGGATCATACCATTTATGATTTTGATAAAAATGCTGCGTTAACATTTGATGCAATTTTTACCGAAATGCAGTTGGAAAATGTGCATGATTTTATGATTCATTTTAAACCGATTAACGATTCCTATTGGGAGCGCTTTTCAAAAGAAGAAATATCGCGAGATGTTTTGCGCTACGGCAGATTAAAAGACACTTTTAACGCGCTTCAAATACAGTTAACAGATAAGGATATTTACCATATTGCCGATCAGTTTGTGATGCATTTACCCAATCACAACCACGTGTTCGATGGTGCACACACCACTTTAGCTGCTCTTACCAAAAAATACCGCTTACACATCATTACAAACGGACCTGATGTGGTGCAAGAACGCAAGCTGAAAAATGCGCATTTAACGTCTTATTTTCAAACGATAACCAATTCGGAATTGGCAGGTGTGAAAAAACCACATACAGCAATATTTCAATATGCTTTGAAAAAAGCCTATGTGAAAGCAGAAAACAGTGTGATGATTGGCGATAGCCTGCAAGCAGATATTCACGGAGCTTTAAATGCGGGTATGCAAGCAGTTTGGTTCAACGAAGCCAAATTAGAAAACCCATTGGGTGTGGCAGAAATTTACAAATTAAATCAACTTTTAGATATTTTATAATATGAAAAAGATTCTATTTTTAACGCTTTTTGTTTGCTTGTCTATCGCAGCAAAAGCACAAGGATTGAACACCAAATATGTTCAAATAAAACAAGTGTATCATTTTCAAGACACCTTTAATGAATTCCGAGTGAACTCTTACCTAAAATACCGTTTAGAAGAAGCGGGTTATACTGTTTTTTACGACAATCAAGAAGTACCGGCAGAAGTGAAAGCAGATCCGTGTAAGTTACTAAAATGCGAGGTGACGCGCGACAAATCAATGCTTGCAACCAAATTGGAAATCACTTTAGTGAATTGTAAAGGAAATGCGGTTTTTACTGCAAACGGAGAAAGCCGATTGAAACTGCATGCTAAATCTTATACCGATGCCATTAAAAATGCTTTGGAATATTCGGTTTTAAACAAACAAAAGCAATAGTTATTTTACTGTAAATTCTATAAAAAGCAATAAGGTTATTGCATCTTTTGCTTAAAATGTAAAATGAAATGCCTCGAAATTCACTTCGAGGCATTGCATTTTTAAGGATAAAAAATTAGTTTCAATCAATTGCATACTTAGTATCCGTATTTACCTTGCCAGCGTTGCTGTAGAAAATCTTTGGTTTGTTTTTCTCGTGCATTTTCACCCGGTTCATAAAAAGCGGTGTTTGCCAGATCATCGGGTAAATATTCCTGATAAGCAAAATTGCCAGGGAAATCGTGGCTGTATTTATAATCTTCGCCATAACCCAATTCTTTCATTAATTTGGTAGGCGCGTTTCGCAAATGAATCGGAACCGACAAATCGCCGGTTTGTTTCACTGCTGCTTGTGCTTTGCCAATTGCCATATAGCTGGCGTTGCTTTTGGGCGATGTTGCCAAATAAATAGCACACTGACTTAATAAAATCCTACTTTCTGGGTAGCCAATCACCGATACCGCCTGAAAAATATTGTTTGCCATAATAATAGCGGTGGGGTTTGCCAAGCCAATATCTTCAGAAGCAGAAATAAGCAAACGGCGAGCAATGAATTTTAAATCTTCGCCGCCTTCAATCATTCGTGCCAACCAATAAACCGCTCCGTTGGGATCACTTCCCCGAATCGATTTAATAAAAGCCGAAATAATATCGTAATGTTGTTCGCCCGTTTTATCATACAAAACCGTGTTTTTTTGAACAATTTGCATTACTTTTTCATTGGTAATTTCCACTGTTTCATCACCAATGGCATTCACAATCAATTCAAAAGTATTCAACAATTTTCTACCATCGCCACCCGAAACCCGAAACAGCGCTTCGTTTTCTATAATCGTTATATTTTTAGTTTTTAAAACTTCGTCCACCAACAAAGCTCGGTTCAGCAAGGCTTCCAAATCTGTTTTTGTAAACGCATTTAAGGTATATACTTGGCAGCGTGAAAGCAAAGCCGGAATCACTTCAAAACTCGGGTTTTCGGTTGTAGCACCAATCAGTGTTACCCAGCCTTTTTCAACAGCTGCCAACAAGGAATCTTGCTGCGATTTGCTGAAACGGTGTATTTCATCAATAAATAAAATAGGATTTTTAGGGGTAAATAAACCGCCGTCTCCTTTGGCTTTTTCAATCACCTCGCGCACATCTTTCACACCTGCATTAATAGCACTCAACACATAAAAAGGGCGGTTGCTTTCCTGAGCAATAATCTCGGCTAAAGTAGTTTTGCCCGTGCCTGGCGGTCCCCAAAAAATCATAGAGGGGATAATGCCACGTTTAATACTTTGGGTTAAAATACCTTGGGAACCCACTAAATGCGATTGACTAATGTATTCGTCTAAGTTTTTGGGGCGTATGCGTTCTGCTAATGGTGCTTTCATAAGGTAAAATTATAAAATAGATGGTGGCGTTACAAAAAAAAGTGTATTTTAGTATCTATAAAAACGCGCTCTGCATTATTTATTGAATTTTAAAACATGATATTCAGTAACTTGTTTTTTGCCACAGACACACACAGGTTTTAATTGTTTTGCATTTTATAGATAGCTTTAAAGATGAATAAAAATCTGTGCATCATTGGGAATTTTATAATGCGATAGGCGGGTAATAAAGATAGATTTCTTATGAAAAAAATAGTTGTACTAATTTTGAGCGGTTTGGCATTCACTGCATGTGTTGGTGATGACAGTTGCGGATGTGTAACACCACCAGAGCCTGATGAAATATTAGCCGTGCACTTAAAAAATAGTGGAGGCAGCAATTTGCTAAACCCTGCTGCGGATGGTCACATTCCTAACGAACAATTTACTTTTTATTTAATTACCAAAAACCAAACAATCAATCTTACAGATGAGCAATCAAATAATTCTATTATTCAAGATTTTGTTGCCGATGCCTTATTTGATAATGGTTATTTAAGAATGGATTACAGCTGGTATATGCCCGACGAAAATGGTTTTAAAGAAGGAAATTATGTAATTGATTACAATGGTTTGTATCCCAACGACACCATTTTTGCAAAATACAAAACAACCGATCGGTCAGAGGTTGATCCGCTTGTGCAGTTAAAGATAAATGGGGTGCAACAAGAATTGCAACAACCTAACAGCGAGCTGATGCACGCTATTACAATCATTAAATAGATAAGTTTCCAAACCCATCTACAGAAGCACTCAACAACTATTTTTGATAGTTGCAGTAGTTCGTGCATTTGTTTGTAAGCAACAAAATCAGGCAATACGCTCTAGATTCATAATAAGCTGCTCTACTTCAACCGCTTTTTTTAATTGATTGCTCAGCAAAAAATCGCCGTATTTTTTCTGATGATTTTCAATCGTTCGGTTTAAATGCGTTTTAAAAAGTTGGCTGTAATGGTTCTTGCTGTAAGCTTCAACCAATTCATAACACTTTTTTATTTCCATAATATTGTGGGTGGTAATCTCGGTTTTGGTTAGCGATACCAATAAACGGTTTAAATAGTTTTCTTTTTTAAAAGCCCACTCATTAATTTGTTCTTGATAAAATTTTTGAGCGTCTTTATCATTGATCTCCATCCAAGTATATTTCTGAATGCTGCATTCCACCATTTGGCTTTCTATGTGCAACAAG is from Paenimyroides aestuarii and encodes:
- a CDS encoding ABC transporter ATP-binding protein → MITTHNLIFSYSDTQKFHFPDINCPNGQTLLITGNSGTGKTTLLHLLGGLLKPSEGSIQINNQDVLSLSAAQLDAFRGASIGMILQKSFFIEALSVLDNVVLASWIANKEKNKEKALSILDNLGLKDHVHKLPSQLSIGQQQRVNIARALINNPSVILADEPTSSLDDENALIVARLLSNLAESYQSSLIIVTHDQRLKTLFNHQIILS
- a CDS encoding ABC transporter permease, which translates into the protein MISKIAWKNTWFKPLNTFLSIILLTASVSIISILILLQKQFEEKFSSSMDNIDLVLGAKGSPLQLILSSVYQMDAPPGNISYTEAEAWMNKPMVESAVPLAYGDNYLGYKIVGTTDNYIKHFSLQMQEGKLFANDYEVVIGATIAAKTNLKIGSTFFGTHGDAQEGEVHDHHAYKVVGILAASGKVADNLILSNIESVWGMHDHDHEHEPQASEPHVHVEGEEHHHHEDEAHHHEEINPHEGKEITAVLLKLRNNMAKMTWPRIIPQNTEMQAASPALEVNRLFALFGVGISALKYLAYGIMLISGISIFVALYNTLKERKYEFALLRITGATKLQLLWLVLLESIFLCTIGFILGIVFGRIGLYFLSISSQEEFKMAFNPLEFLWKEEGMLFAATLGVGIIAAIIPAIKAYSLNISKTLANA
- a CDS encoding YjjG family noncanonical pyrimidine nucleotidase, with amino-acid sequence MSAKATVTDLFFDLDHTIYDFDKNAALTFDAIFTEMQLENVHDFMIHFKPINDSYWERFSKEEISRDVLRYGRLKDTFNALQIQLTDKDIYHIADQFVMHLPNHNHVFDGAHTTLAALTKKYRLHIITNGPDVVQERKLKNAHLTSYFQTITNSELAGVKKPHTAIFQYALKKAYVKAENSVMIGDSLQADIHGALNAGMQAVWFNEAKLENPLGVAEIYKLNQLLDIL
- a CDS encoding replication-associated recombination protein A — protein: MKAPLAERIRPKNLDEYISQSHLVGSQGILTQSIKRGIIPSMIFWGPPGTGKTTLAEIIAQESNRPFYVLSAINAGVKDVREVIEKAKGDGGLFTPKNPILFIDEIHRFSKSQQDSLLAAVEKGWVTLIGATTENPSFEVIPALLSRCQVYTLNAFTKTDLEALLNRALLVDEVLKTKNITIIENEALFRVSGGDGRKLLNTFELIVNAIGDETVEITNEKVMQIVQKNTVLYDKTGEQHYDIISAFIKSIRGSDPNGAVYWLARMIEGGEDLKFIARRLLISASEDIGLANPTAIIMANNIFQAVSVIGYPESRILLSQCAIYLATSPKSNASYMAIGKAQAAVKQTGDLSVPIHLRNAPTKLMKELGYGEDYKYSHDFPGNFAYQEYLPDDLANTAFYEPGENAREKQTKDFLQQRWQGKYGY